The following coding sequences are from one Salinicoccus sp. Bachu38 window:
- the acpS gene encoding holo-ACP synthase, producing the protein MITGLGTDIIEIERIRRVEGRDNRLSKRILSPEEMERYEQFSNEGRRMEYLAGRFAVKEAYSKAMGTGIGGAAAFRDIVCLSDTNGRPYILNDHHAHVSISHSRAYVVATVIIER; encoded by the coding sequence ATGATTACAGGGCTGGGAACGGATATAATTGAAATCGAGCGCATCAGGCGTGTGGAGGGTAGGGACAACAGGCTTTCGAAAAGGATCCTTTCACCCGAGGAGATGGAGCGGTACGAACAGTTTTCCAATGAAGGAAGAAGGATGGAGTACCTCGCAGGGCGTTTTGCAGTCAAGGAGGCATACAGCAAGGCTATGGGAACAGGCATCGGAGGCGCTGCTGCCTTCAGGGATATCGTCTGTCTCAGTGACACGAATGGAAGACCATATATATTGAATGACCATCATGCCCACGTATCCATCTCGCATTCCAGAGCATACGTTGTGGCCACAGTCATAATTGAAAGATAA
- a CDS encoding PH domain-containing protein → MEKISPKAIKVWRIREGIVAAVDLLIAVTALILSLFVWDWFPWWISLVLFIIFIYIVLVHVWLLPMLKYKYFRFQVSEDEIRIHQGIFFKEKHAVPLFRVQNIDTTVGPLMKRYGLKGVTLKTSAERIHIPELESDEADTIRNEIRKLINENTRRTT, encoded by the coding sequence ATGGAGAAGATTTCACCGAAGGCGATTAAAGTATGGCGGATCCGTGAAGGCATTGTAGCGGCAGTCGATCTGCTGATTGCGGTGACGGCACTCATCCTGTCACTCTTCGTATGGGACTGGTTTCCGTGGTGGATTTCTCTCGTCCTTTTCATCATCTTCATCTATATTGTCCTGGTGCATGTGTGGCTGCTGCCCATGCTGAAGTATAAGTATTTTCGCTTCCAGGTATCAGAGGACGAAATCAGGATCCATCAGGGGATTTTCTTCAAGGAGAAGCATGCAGTGCCCCTGTTCCGGGTGCAGAACATCGATACGACGGTCGGCCCGCTGATGAAGCGGTATGGCCTCAAGGGAGTCACTCTGAAGACTTCAGCAGAACGCATCCACATTCCGGAACTGGAATCGGATGAAGCGGATACGATACGCAATGAGATAAGAAAACTGATCAATGAGAATACGAGGCGGACAACATGA
- a CDS encoding PH domain-containing protein, whose protein sequence is MYSPQKLHPIAYLGSLVNGIKNLWIPLIIVLFNSREVLMSGDISLRYILIAGGIFILALVLFGGMDFLNKYRTRFWIEDGKFIYKDGVITNHEKELDIGRIQSIDFSEPIFHRLFGAVKLEVITPGEGIKIDTMKKSQAESLQDILYDEKSYLEETVEIGAYSEWPRAEAEADSRKDAGFDTLYRMDGKSLLLMSMTSGALGTFLALVFGFLNLIGANFLIERYFEYFEGAIRNLALAMGLAIGFFIIVGYAIGILILTVKYYGYTLKMKHDDLVVEYGLLEKKHQSVNINRVQNIIIKDSIIRRMIGYYSLSVTITSDSLDSEDIDGTVELLPFIKKDRLYGIVDHIFPNYHVEVPKRKVPFRGYRRYFQVVTFLVLVITSVVQYFWFDYAWIAGTVLIVVFVASGIYSAYNSGYAIRDDEINLMTAGFFKRSHYVIKHEKLIEAEWVFNPFLHRAKLGIITLVTAAGMLGSRATIKFIDRKDIERIWQWAERGYRDGEDFTEGD, encoded by the coding sequence ATGTATAGTCCGCAGAAACTCCATCCCATCGCCTATCTCGGCAGTCTGGTGAACGGCATCAAGAATCTATGGATCCCCCTGATCATCGTCCTGTTCAACTCAAGGGAAGTCCTGATGTCCGGGGACATTTCATTGAGGTATATACTGATTGCCGGGGGAATCTTTATCCTCGCCCTCGTCCTTTTCGGAGGCATGGATTTTCTGAACAAGTACCGTACGAGGTTCTGGATTGAAGATGGCAAGTTCATCTACAAGGATGGCGTCATCACGAACCACGAGAAGGAGCTGGATATCGGACGGATCCAGTCGATCGACTTCAGCGAACCGATCTTCCACAGACTTTTTGGTGCAGTGAAGCTTGAGGTGATCACACCCGGGGAGGGCATCAAGATCGACACGATGAAAAAGTCCCAGGCGGAGTCCCTGCAGGATATATTGTACGATGAAAAATCCTATCTGGAGGAGACCGTCGAAATCGGGGCATACAGCGAGTGGCCGCGGGCAGAGGCGGAAGCGGACAGCAGGAAGGATGCAGGTTTCGACACCCTCTACCGCATGGACGGCAAGTCACTGCTGCTGATGAGCATGACGAGCGGCGCTTTGGGCACCTTCCTTGCCCTGGTCTTCGGTTTCCTCAATCTGATTGGGGCGAACTTCCTGATTGAACGCTACTTCGAATACTTTGAAGGTGCCATCAGGAATCTGGCACTGGCGATGGGCCTGGCGATAGGATTTTTCATCATCGTCGGCTACGCGATAGGGATCCTCATTCTGACGGTGAAATACTATGGATATACCCTGAAGATGAAGCATGACGACCTGGTTGTCGAATATGGCCTGCTTGAAAAGAAGCATCAGAGTGTCAATATCAACAGGGTGCAGAACATCATCATCAAGGATTCGATCATCAGGAGGATGATCGGCTACTATTCCCTTTCCGTCACGATCACGAGCGACTCGCTGGATAGCGAGGATATCGATGGTACAGTGGAGCTGCTGCCCTTCATAAAGAAGGACCGTCTGTACGGAATCGTCGACCATATCTTTCCGAACTATCATGTGGAGGTTCCAAAGAGGAAGGTGCCGTTCCGTGGCTATAGAAGGTATTTCCAGGTTGTCACATTCCTGGTCCTCGTCATCACTTCGGTGGTCCAGTATTTCTGGTTCGACTATGCATGGATTGCCGGTACGGTGCTGATAGTGGTGTTTGTGGCATCCGGCATATACAGTGCATACAACAGTGGATATGCGATAAGGGATGATGAAATCAATCTGATGACGGCCGGTTTCTTCAAACGCTCGCACTATGTCATCAAGCATGAGAAGCTGATTGAAGCGGAATGGGTGTTCAATCCTTTCCTCCACCGGGCGAAACTCGGAATCATCACACTGGTGACCGCCGCCGGCATGCTCGGTTCACGTGCCACCATCAAATTCATCGACAGGAAGGACATCGAAAGGATATGGCAATGGGCAGAAAGGGGGTATCGGGATGGAGAAGATTTCACCGAAGGCGATTAA
- a CDS encoding PH domain-containing protein has translation MKKVHDDVVHYMRVRFFWTFLIWAFAAILASAAAFYFGLSHWIYWSASLWLAILFIIGIVIRPLVYCRVTRYRLKEDHIIVRKGFFRVSTKMVPVRRVQGAKLSTGPVSRKYDLALLEVSTASSRLLMPPLKKDEAAILKEEVIELVKGEHTDV, from the coding sequence ATGAAAAAAGTACATGATGATGTCGTCCACTATATGAGGGTGCGGTTCTTCTGGACATTCCTCATATGGGCATTTGCCGCTATCCTGGCAAGTGCTGCCGCCTTTTATTTTGGGCTTTCACACTGGATATACTGGAGTGCGTCCCTGTGGCTCGCCATATTGTTCATCATCGGTATCGTGATTCGTCCGCTGGTCTACTGCAGGGTAACCCGCTATAGGCTGAAGGAGGACCATATCATCGTCAGAAAAGGCTTCTTCAGGGTGTCGACGAAGATGGTACCTGTGAGGCGCGTACAGGGTGCCAAACTTTCCACAGGACCCGTTTCAAGAAAGTATGATCTCGCCCTGCTGGAAGTCAGCACCGCAAGTTCACGCCTTCTGATGCCGCCTCTCAAAAAGGATGAGGCCGCCATTCTGAAAGAAGAGGTCATCGAGCTTGTGAAGGGGGAGCATACAGATGTATAG
- a CDS encoding DEAD/DEAH box helicase, whose amino-acid sequence MKFFKQLGVSDETLKSLEDIGFDTPTPIQEESIPLALERKDILGQAKTGTGKTGAFGIPIIENTEKQAGTQVLILTPTRELAVQVSEQLKKFAKYKKLGVSVIFGGMSIDRQIKDLKKKPEIIVGTPGRVIDHIKRRTLKLESIKTLVLDEADEMMNMGFIDDVKFIMSEIPGDDRQTLLFSATMPKAIQELVTRFMKSPSIVKTMDQGGASDPQIDEHYTIVKELEKLEVFTDFLDVHQPELSIVFGRTKRRVDELTGALVAKGYRAEGLHGDITQSKRLEVLKKFRNNALDILVATDVAARGLDISGVSHVYNFDIPQDAESYTHRIGRTGRAGKEGMALTFVNPVEMDYLRMIENEKKKTISALRPPLKKEVQKSREKEIFDKIEQWKSENTNTHTLETAERLLEQGEAKEVVAAILNEFLFSRNEDSIQLSFEKPLTRKGGQRRGKGQGGGGKKPFRKGRSQGGQGGQGGRNNKRQGGGNRQPQGGQKRSQGGRTFKDHIK is encoded by the coding sequence TTGAAGTTTTTTAAACAATTAGGTGTCAGTGATGAAACCTTAAAATCACTGGAAGATATAGGATTCGATACACCAACCCCGATCCAGGAAGAGAGCATTCCACTTGCTCTGGAAAGAAAAGACATTCTTGGACAGGCCAAAACTGGTACTGGTAAAACAGGTGCGTTTGGTATTCCTATTATAGAGAACACAGAGAAGCAGGCAGGTACACAGGTGTTGATTCTGACACCGACACGGGAATTGGCGGTTCAGGTGAGCGAGCAGCTCAAGAAATTCGCCAAATACAAAAAACTCGGTGTATCCGTCATATTTGGCGGCATGAGCATCGACCGCCAGATTAAAGATCTGAAGAAGAAGCCGGAAATCATTGTCGGTACACCAGGACGTGTGATCGACCACATCAAGCGGAGAACATTGAAGCTCGAGAGCATCAAGACGCTTGTTCTGGACGAAGCGGATGAAATGATGAACATGGGATTCATCGATGATGTCAAGTTCATCATGTCGGAGATCCCTGGGGACGACAGACAGACATTGCTGTTCTCCGCAACGATGCCGAAAGCGATCCAGGAGCTTGTAACACGCTTCATGAAGAGCCCAAGCATCGTCAAGACAATGGACCAGGGCGGTGCAAGCGATCCCCAGATCGATGAGCACTACACCATTGTAAAAGAGCTTGAGAAGCTCGAAGTCTTCACGGACTTCCTCGATGTCCATCAGCCGGAACTCTCAATCGTCTTCGGACGTACAAAGCGCCGTGTTGATGAACTGACAGGCGCACTTGTTGCCAAAGGCTACCGTGCTGAAGGGCTTCATGGCGATATTACGCAATCGAAGCGTCTGGAAGTTCTGAAGAAGTTCAGGAATAATGCACTCGATATCCTCGTGGCAACGGACGTTGCAGCGAGAGGACTGGACATCTCCGGTGTCTCCCATGTATACAACTTCGACATTCCACAGGATGCCGAAAGCTATACACACAGAATCGGACGTACAGGCCGTGCGGGCAAAGAGGGTATGGCACTCACATTCGTCAATCCTGTAGAGATGGATTATTTGAGAATGATCGAGAATGAGAAGAAGAAGACGATTTCTGCTCTCAGACCGCCTCTTAAGAAAGAAGTACAGAAATCCCGCGAGAAAGAAATTTTCGATAAGATTGAACAATGGAAATCCGAAAATACGAACACGCATACACTTGAGACGGCCGAGCGTCTGCTCGAGCAGGGCGAAGCGAAGGAAGTCGTAGCGGCTATCCTCAATGAATTCCTGTTCAGCAGAAACGAAGACAGCATCCAGCTGTCATTCGAGAAGCCTCTGACACGCAAGGGCGGACAGCGCCGTGGCAAAGGTCAAGGCGGCGGTGGCAAGAAGCCATTCCGCAAAGGACGCAGCCAAGGCGGCCAGGGCGGTCAAGGCGGACGCAACAACAAGCGCCAGGGTGGCGGCAACCGTCAGCCTCAGGGCGGCCAGAAACGCAGCCAGGGCGGCCGTACCTTCAAAGATCATATCAAGTAA
- a CDS encoding alpha/beta hydrolase translates to MTISKSIGILFLHGYTGGRYELEPLFDYLKSRYDFEYEFPVYPGHGTILDLKSATGDEWYEEALNAYRNLKQRVDRVHIIGFSMGGVFASHIAQHEPVDKLVLIAPAFEHIKLSQLNRLNLTPRHFSEHMKMKLYQKIKKRLKDIPFRAYQEFKTIVETKKEGVENIQSQTLIIHGTLDLLVPYEASVDLAKKMPHATLELIEDAPHLFAFTDRNQLELNITTERFLFNNEK, encoded by the coding sequence ATGACTATATCTAAATCGATTGGAATACTTTTTCTTCATGGCTATACGGGAGGAAGATACGAGTTGGAACCGTTGTTCGACTACCTGAAATCACGTTACGATTTCGAGTATGAGTTCCCGGTATATCCGGGGCACGGTACCATACTGGACCTGAAGTCGGCGACCGGGGACGAATGGTATGAAGAAGCCCTCAATGCGTACCGGAACCTGAAGCAGCGTGTCGACCGGGTCCACATCATCGGCTTCTCGATGGGAGGGGTATTCGCCAGCCACATCGCCCAGCATGAACCGGTCGACAAGCTTGTGCTCATCGCTCCGGCCTTCGAGCATATAAAACTTTCCCAGTTGAATCGGCTGAATCTCACCCCGCGCCATTTCAGTGAACACATGAAGATGAAACTGTACCAGAAGATCAAGAAGCGCCTCAAGGATATTCCGTTCCGCGCCTATCAGGAATTCAAAACCATTGTGGAGACGAAGAAGGAAGGGGTCGAGAATATCCAGTCGCAGACATTGATCATACATGGAACGCTGGATCTGCTCGTTCCCTATGAAGCCAGTGTGGACTTGGCAAAAAAGATGCCCCATGCCACGTTGGAACTCATTGAAGACGCCCCGCATCTGTTTGCCTTTACAGACCGGAACCAGCTGGAACTGAACATCACTACAGAACGCTTTTTATTCAATAATGAGAAGTAG
- a CDS encoding UDP-N-acetylmuramoyl-tripeptide--D-alanyl-D-alanine ligase, protein MSIEKIAELCDGKMNMRAEAMKGESIKGVSIDTRTLGENNLFIPFRGEHVDGHRFIEQAFRAGAALSLTEQEPGAVDPDLPLIHVGDGLVALQDIARGYLQEVSPKVIAITGSNGKTTTKDMVECLLAPHFRVKKTIGNYNNEIGLPLTILQLDRDTEISILEMGMDAKGDIHFLSRMTKPDIAILTNVGESHIEKLGSRENIAEAKYEIVDGLKEAGTFIYSRDYPLLENIVDREASYNVRSAGESGKNDLQIANVRQTDQGTRFRLHPLDIEVRIPQLGLHNASNATLALLAAEAAGLDINEVKGHFDNLVVTDMRMEQTRHPSGATIINDAYNASPSSMKSAIDTVGRMEAGRRILVLGDILELGSYSHELHRSVAQHINDAPYFFDYLLTYGEAAKTIHEKAEVEGKHHYGEIGDLAQHLQQVLTEDSVVLLKGSRGMALERVNDYI, encoded by the coding sequence ATGTCAATTGAAAAAATTGCTGAACTGTGTGATGGCAAAATGAACATGCGTGCAGAGGCCATGAAGGGCGAAAGCATCAAAGGTGTATCAATCGACACACGGACACTGGGGGAAAACAACCTTTTCATCCCCTTCAGGGGGGAACATGTCGATGGTCACCGGTTCATAGAACAGGCTTTCCGCGCCGGGGCGGCGCTGAGCCTGACCGAGCAGGAGCCGGGGGCTGTCGATCCGGATCTGCCACTCATCCATGTAGGGGACGGACTGGTGGCCCTGCAGGATATTGCACGCGGCTATCTGCAGGAAGTTTCACCAAAAGTGATCGCCATCACAGGATCGAATGGGAAGACAACCACCAAGGATATGGTGGAGTGCCTGCTCGCTCCACACTTCAGGGTGAAAAAGACGATTGGAAACTATAACAATGAAATCGGTCTGCCGCTTACCATTCTTCAATTGGATAGGGACACTGAAATCTCGATACTTGAAATGGGCATGGATGCCAAAGGTGATATCCACTTCCTGAGCAGGATGACAAAGCCGGATATCGCCATACTCACGAATGTCGGAGAATCCCATATCGAAAAGCTGGGATCGAGGGAGAACATTGCCGAGGCCAAGTATGAAATAGTGGATGGATTGAAGGAAGCAGGCACTTTCATCTACTCCAGGGATTATCCGCTCCTTGAAAATATTGTGGACCGGGAGGCATCCTACAATGTGCGTTCAGCAGGCGAGAGCGGAAAGAATGATCTGCAGATAGCAAATGTCCGTCAGACGGACCAGGGTACGCGCTTTAGACTCCATCCGCTCGATATCGAAGTGCGCATCCCCCAGCTTGGACTGCATAATGCGTCCAACGCCACGCTTGCACTTCTCGCTGCAGAAGCGGCAGGCCTTGATATCAATGAAGTGAAGGGTCATTTCGATAATCTGGTTGTAACGGATATGCGGATGGAGCAGACACGCCATCCAAGCGGTGCGACCATAATCAACGATGCCTATAATGCCAGCCCGTCGAGCATGAAGAGTGCAATCGACACAGTAGGGCGGATGGAGGCGGGCAGAAGGATACTCGTGCTCGGAGATATTCTGGAGCTCGGTTCATATTCGCATGAACTCCACAGGTCAGTGGCACAGCATATCAATGATGCTCCATATTTTTTCGACTATCTGCTCACCTATGGAGAAGCGGCGAAAACCATCCATGAAAAAGCAGAGGTGGAAGGGAAGCATCACTACGGGGAAATCGGGGATCTGGCACAACACCTGCAGCAGGTGTTGACCGAAGACAGCGTGGTTCTGCTGAAAGGATCCAGAGGCATGGCTTTGGAGAGGGTGAATGACTATATCTAA
- a CDS encoding FtsW/RodA/SpoVE family cell cycle protein: protein MDKNQSYKRQNTNIFSRIDWTLVLLVLLLGAISVLMIRSAMTSGQYSTDFSVRQIVFYGLGFIMVFVLNFIPVRWIKQYVWVIYTLGVLSLVILFVAPVSPVTPIINGAKSWYQFGFFSIQPSEIVKIIYILTLAYLISQHNKYKLTSDLSVDIKLLFKILAVSVLPMLFILLQNDLGTTLVMMAILFGMIVVSGISWWLIIPALAVALTVGIALILGIIYRPDILERYLGIHPYQFERIYSWLRPEEYVTEGGFQLSNSLKAIGSGGIDGKGFKDGIVYIPENHTDFIFTIVGEEFGFIGATAIIVLLFMLMLHLFRIATVVPDSFSSYFIIGYLSMLIFHVFQNIGMTIQLVPITGLPLPFISYGGSGLWANMLAIGIIMSIYFYQYRQRA, encoded by the coding sequence TTGGATAAAAACCAAAGCTACAAAAGACAGAATACCAATATATTTTCAAGGATCGACTGGACCCTCGTCCTGCTGGTCCTGCTGCTTGGGGCCATCAGTGTCCTCATGATCCGATCAGCGATGACCAGTGGCCAGTACAGCACCGATTTCAGCGTACGCCAGATCGTATTCTATGGTCTGGGTTTCATAATGGTCTTTGTCCTGAACTTCATTCCAGTCAGATGGATCAAGCAATACGTCTGGGTCATCTACACTCTTGGCGTATTGTCGCTGGTCATACTGTTCGTCGCTCCGGTTTCCCCGGTGACACCGATCATCAATGGGGCGAAAAGCTGGTACCAGTTCGGATTCTTCAGCATACAGCCGTCAGAAATCGTCAAGATCATCTACATACTCACCCTGGCCTATCTGATCAGCCAGCACAATAAATACAAATTGACGAGTGACCTGAGTGTGGATATCAAACTGCTGTTCAAGATCCTTGCCGTATCGGTTCTGCCCATGCTGTTCATACTGCTGCAGAACGACCTCGGAACAACACTTGTCATGATGGCCATACTATTCGGCATGATCGTCGTTTCCGGCATCAGCTGGTGGCTGATCATCCCGGCATTGGCAGTTGCCCTCACTGTGGGAATTGCCCTGATTCTCGGCATCATCTATCGCCCGGATATTCTGGAACGCTATCTCGGCATCCATCCCTATCAGTTCGAGCGGATCTATTCCTGGCTGCGTCCGGAAGAATACGTCACAGAAGGCGGCTTCCAGCTCAGCAACTCATTGAAAGCAATCGGCTCGGGCGGAATTGATGGCAAGGGCTTCAAGGATGGCATCGTCTATATCCCTGAAAACCATACCGATTTCATATTCACCATCGTCGGAGAGGAATTTGGTTTCATCGGTGCAACCGCAATCATCGTACTTCTGTTCATGCTGATGCTCCACCTTTTCCGGATTGCCACTGTAGTGCCGGACAGCTTTTCGTCCTATTTCATCATAGGATACCTGTCCATGCTGATATTCCATGTATTCCAGAACATTGGCATGACAATACAGCTCGTGCCCATCACCGGACTGCCGCTTCCCTTCATCAGTTATGGTGGCAGTGGCCTGTGGGCGAATATGCTGGCCATCGGCATCATAATGAGCATCTATTTCTACCAGTATCGCCAAAGGGCATAA
- a CDS encoding Lmo0850 family protein: MHSNDHSKVKQVVTMLSELGVKVKVSRSRFEIMNRIAHKEKLRLKEQNI, from the coding sequence ATGCATAGCAACGACCATTCCAAAGTCAAGCAAGTCGTCACGATGCTGAGTGAACTCGGAGTCAAAGTCAAGGTTTCGAGGTCAAGATTCGAGATTATGAATCGTATTGCACATAAAGAGAAATTGCGATTGAAAGAACAGAACATCTAA
- the cls gene encoding cardiolipin synthase, giving the protein MEWFIFDYLLNTGILGIATLITFGINFLFAIGLIFLERRSAQSVWAWLFVLFFLPIIGFIIYIFFGRKIYNQQIFKVNEEDKVGLEHLVDDQLHELRDNSISFSNRVMDKHRKIIHMLLYNNQSFLTINNSIRTFTDGSDKFESLLEDIHNARDHIHFQYYIFKLDGIGQRLYEALLQKQQEGVSVRILYDDMGSRALNLRNFKKLKDAGGLVEAFFPSKLPLINPRINNRNHRKIVVIDGTIGYVGGFNVGDEYIGLNKKFGYWRDTHLRMEGNAVKSLQLRFMLDWNSHDKRNNMVREDRYFPEMDYLGDTPVQIASSGPDEKWEQIKYGYLKMIYSAKKSIHIQTPYFIPDQSFLEALRIALLSGLEVHLMIPNKPDHPFVYWGTYSNAGSLLEMGAQVHIYEKGFLHQKTIMIDDEVLSVGTTNIDVRSFLLNFEVNAFIYDEKEATQYRRIYEDDIKDCSLLTKEKYAARSKWIRIKEGIANLISPIL; this is encoded by the coding sequence ATGGAATGGTTTATATTCGATTACTTGCTTAATACGGGGATACTTGGGATTGCAACATTGATTACCTTCGGCATCAATTTCCTGTTTGCCATTGGTCTGATCTTCCTCGAAAGAAGGAGTGCCCAGAGTGTCTGGGCATGGCTTTTCGTCCTGTTCTTCCTCCCCATCATCGGCTTCATCATCTATATATTCTTTGGTCGCAAGATATATAACCAGCAAATATTCAAGGTGAATGAAGAGGACAAGGTCGGGCTTGAGCACCTGGTGGATGATCAGCTCCACGAATTGCGCGATAACAGCATTTCATTCTCGAACAGGGTGATGGATAAGCACAGAAAAATCATCCATATGCTGCTCTACAACAACCAGTCTTTTCTGACCATCAACAATTCGATCCGCACTTTTACCGACGGCAGTGATAAGTTTGAAAGTCTTTTGGAGGATATCCATAACGCACGGGATCATATCCACTTCCAGTACTATATCTTCAAACTGGATGGCATTGGACAAAGACTATATGAAGCACTGCTCCAAAAACAGCAGGAAGGTGTATCCGTGAGAATCCTCTATGATGATATGGGATCCCGGGCACTGAACCTGCGCAATTTTAAGAAACTGAAGGATGCCGGCGGTCTGGTTGAGGCTTTCTTCCCGAGCAAGCTGCCGTTGATCAACCCGAGGATAAACAACAGGAACCACCGCAAGATTGTGGTCATAGACGGCACGATCGGTTATGTTGGCGGATTCAATGTTGGTGATGAATATATCGGTTTGAACAAAAAATTCGGCTACTGGCGGGACACACACCTCAGAATGGAAGGCAATGCCGTAAAATCATTACAGCTGCGTTTCATGCTCGACTGGAATTCCCACGATAAACGTAACAATATGGTCAGGGAAGACCGGTATTTCCCGGAAATGGACTACTTGGGAGACACACCGGTTCAGATTGCATCCAGTGGACCGGATGAGAAATGGGAGCAGATCAAATATGGATATCTGAAGATGATCTATAGTGCCAAAAAGAGCATCCATATACAGACACCCTACTTCATCCCCGACCAGTCTTTCCTGGAAGCACTGCGCATCGCCTTGCTGAGTGGCCTCGAAGTCCACCTGATGATTCCGAACAAGCCCGATCACCCATTCGTCTATTGGGGGACCTATTCCAATGCGGGGTCGCTGCTTGAGATGGGCGCACAAGTCCATATCTATGAAAAAGGATTCCTCCATCAGAAGACCATCATGATCGATGATGAAGTGCTGAGTGTAGGTACGACAAACATCGATGTGAGGAGCTTCCTGCTGAACTTTGAAGTGAACGCCTTCATCTATGATGAAAAGGAAGCCACCCAATACCGGCGCATATATGAAGACGATATCAAGGACTGCTCCCTTCTGACGAAGGAGAAATATGCAGCACGCAGCAAGTGGATTCGGATCAAGGAGGGTATTGCCAATCTGATATCTCCAATCCTTTAA
- the yidC gene encoding membrane protein insertase YidC — protein sequence MSKKWLFPIMIGLVLVLSGCDYSQEENRDGFFFNTFVQPMDSLLHWLGDNLDHNYGLAIIIITLIVRLAIFPFMMRTYKNQMMMREKMKIVKPEMEEIQKKTKVATTQEEKMEAQQEMMALYKKHGINPLNMGCLPIVIQMPVVMALYFALRWPSEGGITEYPQFLWMNLTEVDFFMVAIAGIVYAGQAYVSMQFVPAEQRKQMQLFMYISPIMIIWISLISPSALPLYWAVGGIFLIFQTWAGNTFYRKKVAEEMAPIIEAHEREKAEKEQRVKNAKVMPKKKRKKKNKA from the coding sequence ATGAGTAAAAAATGGCTCTTTCCGATAATGATCGGCCTGGTTCTGGTACTTTCCGGGTGCGACTATTCTCAGGAAGAAAATAGAGATGGCTTTTTCTTTAACACATTCGTACAGCCGATGGATTCACTGCTTCATTGGCTCGGGGATAATCTGGACCATAACTATGGTCTGGCGATCATCATCATTACACTGATCGTCCGTCTGGCAATCTTCCCATTCATGATGCGTACATACAAGAATCAAATGATGATGCGCGAGAAGATGAAAATTGTCAAACCGGAAATGGAAGAGATCCAGAAGAAGACAAAAGTCGCTACTACGCAGGAAGAGAAGATGGAAGCACAGCAGGAAATGATGGCCCTGTACAAGAAGCACGGCATCAATCCGCTCAACATGGGTTGTCTGCCGATCGTCATCCAAATGCCGGTCGTCATGGCACTGTACTTCGCCCTCAGGTGGCCTTCAGAAGGTGGCATTACAGAATATCCACAATTCCTTTGGATGAATCTGACTGAAGTGGACTTCTTCATGGTTGCGATTGCTGGTATCGTGTATGCCGGCCAAGCCTATGTATCCATGCAGTTCGTGCCGGCGGAACAGCGCAAGCAGATGCAGCTGTTCATGTATATTTCGCCGATAATGATCATCTGGATTTCCCTGATTTCCCCTTCAGCGCTCCCATTATACTGGGCTGTCGGTGGTATCTTCCTGATCTTCCAGACTTGGGCGGGCAACACTTTCTACAGGAAGAAAGTGGCCGAAGAAATGGCGCCGATCATTGAAGCACATGAACGTGAGAAAGCTGAAAAGGAACAACGCGTCAAAAATGCAAAAGTGATGCCCAAGAAGAAGCGCAAGAAGAAGAACAAAGCATAA